CGGAAGTATCCATCTGCCTGGTACAGGAAAGGCAGATGTAAAAAATATGACCTTAAATCAAGCTGTATCTTATATACAATCGTTAATAAAACGTCAATATCCCAAAGCTAAAATATCAGTAAGTTTATCCCAGATAAAACGACTGAATATTCCCATATCAGGTGCACTGGAAGCACCCGGTGTGGTTACTGTTTTTGCAAATACAAGGTTATCAGACATTTTAATGAGACACAGAATTAAACCCATTGCCAGACTATATGCCGTGCAAATTCATCATAATAATGGCCGGGTTGACACTGTAAATGTCATTAAAAATCGATTAAGCGGCAGTATAGATGACAATCCGATGCTATTAATGGGTGACCGCATTTATATTCCTTATGGAGAAATTGATAAAGATGTTGTTCATGTGACAGGTGAAAAGGAATTTCAGTCATTAATTGCCGTGGAACCGGGAACGACCCTTGAGACATTTATTCAAGGATATATAACGTATTCATCCAACATTAATATATCCGGAATCACCGTTATCCGGAATGGAGAAAGGTTTGATTTTAAGCCGGATGAATATAGTTCTTATCGTATAAAGGGTGGTGATATTTTATCTTTGTACCGAAATGAACCGGTCAGTGTTGTGGGATTTGTTCATATACCGGGTTCGTATCCCTATTATCCGAATTTTACTGTAAATGATTATATATCACTTGCAGGGGGGATTTCGCGAGAAGGATCAATGAAAAGCATCAAGATTTTAAGATCGGATGGTACAAGTGACAGTGATCTGAGCTCTCATCTCAATCCGGGTGATGTAATAGAAGTAAAACGATCATTTAGTGATTTTCTTGTGGGTGATATCAACGTTTTAAGTGTTATTACCACAACAGCTTCTCTTATTTTAACGTGGATTGCGGCGACCAAATAAGGAAAGAAATATGAATATTATCGAGATTTGGAATACCCTTTGGCAAAAAAGGAAAATTCTCATTATAAATTTTGTTATTTTGGCTATTCTGTCCATCACCATCAGTTTAATTCTACCGGTTTGGTATAAGGCAACGGTTGTGGTTTTGCCACCCAAGTCCGAATCGTCTTTGCCGGGAATTGGTGTATTGGGAGATCTGGCTTTGGGAGGCATTTTGACACCGGGAAATGAAAACCAAAACCGTTTTCTGGCTATTTTGAACAGTCGCAGACTGCTGACGGATGTGATTCAAAAATATGATTTGAAGAATGTTTATGAAAAAGAATTAATGGTGGAAACCATCAAAGAGTTAAAAGGGAATATGGATGTTGAGATCGGGGAAGAGCTTCAGATCAATATTTCCGTTTTAGATAAAGATCCGGAACGGGTGGCTGATATGGCAAATTATATTGTCAAGCGGATGGATGATATTAATATTGAGCTTTCCACCGAAAGGGCCCGTGAAAACCGGATTTTTATGGAAGAACGGCTCTGTTTTATGCTGGATTCCTTAAATACTCTTGAAAACAATCTTAAGCGGTTTATGGAGGAAAACGGAATCATCAGTTTCGAAGATCAAATTGCTGTGGGAGTGAGTACTGCTGGTGAAATAAAACTGATGTTAATGCAGCAGGAATCGGAATTAAACGTGGCTTCTAAAATGATGGCCCCCGATAATCCCCGGGTTATTCAGCTTCAAATGGAATTACAGGAACTGGAAAGACATTATGATAATTTCTTCTCGGAAAAAGGGATTGAAAAACTGATTCCCAATTTGTCCAATGCCCATGAATTAGGCATAGAACTGGAAAAATATAAACGTCAAATTGAATATTTAACCAAAGTCCTTACCTTTCTGGGGCCCCAGGTTGAGCAATACCGGGCAGAAGAACTCAAGGAAATCCCCTCCATAGAAATTCTGGATCATGCCGTGGTTCCGGAAAAGAAATCAAAGCCCAAACGGAGTATTATCGTTATTGTTTCCACCTTTTTGGGTACGGCACTTGCAGCCTTTTATATCCTGGCATCAGAAAAAATTAAACATATGAATACATTAACATCCTGATGATCCGTTCAATTTTTGCCGAAGCGGGAAAATATCTACCGACAAAAGTCCTGCCGGCATTGGTGGGACTTCTTGTTATCCCGATCTTTACACGGATTTTTGCTCCGGAGATTTATGGTCAGTACGGTTTGGCTGTTTCAATTATTTCATTCGGGAGTATTTTTACTTCGGGCTGGTTATCCAATGCCAATATGCGCTTCTGGGTGGAATGTAAAACAGATAATGCCCGCCGTGTCCACCTGTCTACACTGATTATCAGTACACTTGTCTTTTCTCTCACAGTCAGCCTTCTCATGTACGGAATCATGGCACATCTTTCAATTTTGAGTTCATCATTTCTCAAGGCTGCTGTGGTTATGCTTTTTTTTACGCCCTTCATTCAGGTCATTTTATCCTACTATCGTATTCAGAATAAACCCTTCCGGTATACATTCATTGACCAGCTTTTTAACAGCGGAAAACTGCTTCTCGGGTTAGTGACCGTACTCATCATTTTCCCCTCGCTGGGACTCAATTCCGTTTTTTGGTCCGGAAGTTTTATTGCTTTGATTCTTCTGCTTTTCTTTGTCTTGTCCCCGGATATCCGTTCCGGTCTGAAGGTTTCAGATTTTTCCATGTCGCTGCTCAGACACTTTTTTTCCTATGGCTTTCCGTTGGTCCTGGTCCTGGTTTCAAAGTGGATTTTAACGCTGTCTGCCCGTTTTATTATCCCGGTTCTCAGGCCGGAAGCTCCTTATGAACTTGGATGGCTCACCGTTTCACAAAATATTGTGGATCGCACCCTTACGCTTTTATTCCAGGCGTTGATGATGGCTGTTTTACCAAATATTTTTTCAGCATGGGAAAACACTGATAAAATGATGGTCCGGGAAATAATTACAAAACTGATTGGGTGGTTTTTTATCCTTTTCTTTCCTCTGGCCGTGGGGATGTCTCTGCTTTCTGAGCCGGTGATGTCTTTAATGGCCGGCGATGAATATTTGGGGGGTGCCGTGATCATTCCTTATCTTGCCTTAGGGGCTTTTTTAGCAAATTTGGTGCACTATTTCACTCTTCCCTGCTCACTGCACAAAAAAACACTGATCATGACCCGAATAACAATTGTTTCAGCAGTGGTGAATCTCCTCCTGTATCTTGTATTCATCCCCTGGATGGGATTCGTTGGGGTAGGAGTCGCACTGATATCTACTTATATATTTATGATTATCTATTCGTTGTATTCCGTAAGAAATTTTGAGCTTATAAAATTACCCTGGAAAATGATTGTTCAAACATTGATTGCTTCATGTGTTATGGCTTTAGCTGTCATCTTTGTAAAATCCTTATCCTCCAATTTTTGGATAATCATTGCAGGCTCTATTTTAGGTGGTGGAATTGTGTATATTTTGATGCTGCGACTTATGGGAGTTTGGTCTATTGATGCCATCAAACACATTGGAAAATCAAACATCTCTTCTTAAATCAAGGATGATATGGTTTCTTGTTATCATTGATTTATATGCCATAGCTACGGCATGCCTGCCGGATGTTTATCCGCTTGCGTCGGTTATAGGACTGATCAGTCTTTTTCTGCTTTATTTTATTCCTGAATTGGGCCCCGCTTTATTTTTAGGTGGCGGTTTTTTATTTGCCTTTTTTCTGGGAGCAAATCCTGCCATTACTGTTTTAATCCTTTTTATCACTCTGCTGGGAGCCATTCTTTATTTTCTCCGCAGAGAAGAGGATTACAAGGGTATGCAAAATGATTATTCAGTTTACTTTCTGATTCTTTTTACGGCTGTGATTGTTGCCGGGTTCTTTTACACGACAAATAAAGTGTATGCCACTTCAAAAGTCTACCGTTATGTTGTTTACAATATTGTCGCCTTTCTTATCCCAGTCTTGTATTTCAAAGATATGCTTAAAATCCGCCGGATACTGGATATTATCTGGTATTTCAATGCCTTGCTCATTTTAATTAGTCTCTATGTGATTTTTCTGGGCGGTGCTGATCTGTCCGTGCGATTTGACCTGATGGGACGCGTGAATCCTATCTGGATTGCCAGGGCACTGGGGATGGGTATTCTCATCAGCATCGACTGGTTTTACCGATATAAAAGCCGGTGGATTCACTTCCTTCTGTTACTGTATATTGGTTTCAGTGTATGGATCATCATTCTGTCCGGTTCCCGGGGACCCATGTTAGGGACCCTGGCGGGGATTATGATTTATATCATGTATATCAGGGAACGGACTTTCTGGAAGCGGTTTGGCTATATTTTGGGAGCCCTTGTCCTTCTCGGAATGATTGTTTTGGTCCTGCCCAAAGATATGTTGTTTAATAAATTCGGCTCAATACGTGCAAGTTTATCGATTATTCAAAGGTTTACTTTATGGGAAGAAGCGATCAATCAGATGATGCATCATCCCCTAATTGGAAAGGGAACAGGTGGATAT
This portion of the Candidatus Neomarinimicrobiota bacterium genome encodes:
- a CDS encoding polysaccharide biosynthesis/export family protein, which translates into the protein MKFINLKILAVIVVFTVGLMAQQRMQPLGGQSKAQEETADEKNGLPEYEGMSLLNTNIGWEGPVSENYIVGPGDVFSVSILSMEQAFYQVPVGPDGSIHLPGTGKADVKNMTLNQAVSYIQSLIKRQYPKAKISVSLSQIKRLNIPISGALEAPGVVTVFANTRLSDILMRHRIKPIARLYAVQIHHNNGRVDTVNVIKNRLSGSIDDNPMLLMGDRIYIPYGEIDKDVVHVTGEKEFQSLIAVEPGTTLETFIQGYITYSSNINISGITVIRNGERFDFKPDEYSSYRIKGGDILSLYRNEPVSVVGFVHIPGSYPYYPNFTVNDYISLAGGISREGSMKSIKILRSDGTSDSDLSSHLNPGDVIEVKRSFSDFLVGDINVLSVITTTASLILTWIAATK
- a CDS encoding oligosaccharide flippase family protein, with product MIRSIFAEAGKYLPTKVLPALVGLLVIPIFTRIFAPEIYGQYGLAVSIISFGSIFTSGWLSNANMRFWVECKTDNARRVHLSTLIISTLVFSLTVSLLMYGIMAHLSILSSSFLKAAVVMLFFTPFIQVILSYYRIQNKPFRYTFIDQLFNSGKLLLGLVTVLIIFPSLGLNSVFWSGSFIALILLLFFVLSPDIRSGLKVSDFSMSLLRHFFSYGFPLVLVLVSKWILTLSARFIIPVLRPEAPYELGWLTVSQNIVDRTLTLLFQALMMAVLPNIFSAWENTDKMMVREIITKLIGWFFILFFPLAVGMSLLSEPVMSLMAGDEYLGGAVIIPYLALGAFLANLVHYFTLPCSLHKKTLIMTRITIVSAVVNLLLYLVFIPWMGFVGVGVALISTYIFMIIYSLYSVRNFELIKLPWKMIVQTLIASCVMALAVIFVKSLSSNFWIIIAGSILGGGIVYILMLRLMGVWSIDAIKHIGKSNISS
- a CDS encoding O-antigen ligase family protein codes for the protein MPSNTLENQTSLLKSRMIWFLVIIDLYAIATACLPDVYPLASVIGLISLFLLYFIPELGPALFLGGGFLFAFFLGANPAITVLILFITLLGAILYFLRREEDYKGMQNDYSVYFLILFTAVIVAGFFYTTNKVYATSKVYRYVVYNIVAFLIPVLYFKDMLKIRRILDIIWYFNALLILISLYVIFLGGADLSVRFDLMGRVNPIWIARALGMGILISIDWFYRYKSRWIHFLLLLYIGFSVWIIILSGSRGPMLGTLAGIMIYIMYIRERTFWKRFGYILGALVLLGMIVLVLPKDMLFNKFGSIRASLSIIQRFTLWEEAINQMMHHPLIGKGTGGYQIFSAYFGKYPHNIFLEAGAEQGIPAMIVLTIFLLRPLSLIPQLLKSHERQFAVLLFSFWVNFMINAQFSGDITSNYQIWFYTGSLIIMNQSIRKESY